One Microbacterium sp. W4I20 DNA window includes the following coding sequences:
- a CDS encoding bleomycin resistance protein yields MTADRALPNLPASDFAVTRRFYESFGFRTTFSDDGWMILRRGTVELEFFSHPDVDPLSSAHQCTIRVADLDELWLAIRATGVPVADTGHPRLHEPRMQDWGMRAGYLIDPDGTQLTLIENPR; encoded by the coding sequence ATGACCGCTGACCGCGCGCTCCCGAACCTTCCCGCCAGCGACTTCGCGGTCACGAGGCGCTTCTACGAGAGCTTCGGCTTCCGCACGACCTTCAGCGACGACGGCTGGATGATCCTCCGGCGCGGCACGGTCGAGCTCGAGTTCTTCTCGCATCCCGACGTCGATCCTCTGTCCAGCGCCCACCAGTGCACGATCCGCGTCGCCGACCTCGATGAACTCTGGCTGGCGATCCGGGCCACCGGCGTGCCCGTCGCCGACACCGGACATCCGCGGCTCCACGAGCCGCGGATGCAGGACTGGGGCATGCGCGCGGGTTACCTCATCGATCCGGACGGGACGCAGCTCACCCTCATCGAGAACCCGCGCTGA
- a CDS encoding transposase, with protein sequence MAPATLEEIAAALYAGPPADFVSERNGRAKDAGDAGLAEQIRALRKPSVAAWVMNVFAQERADQLGQALQLAAELREAQDDLDAAALAKLGRERRTLTRRLAEMAADLAATRGERITPATLEAVTQTISAAFFAPEAAAAVASGRLIRALEPSEASSDIRAAVAGEVASPAPAPERPTDELQARRVRREAEKRVSAAEKDVLAAERELAKHDKALQVLQAKVDELTAEEAELEATLTSLRAERKRVQKDVPGAQKQRAKAAEQKDAAASGLEEARSALDDL encoded by the coding sequence ATGGCTCCTGCGACGCTGGAAGAGATCGCGGCCGCGCTCTACGCCGGCCCGCCGGCGGATTTCGTCTCCGAACGCAACGGACGAGCGAAGGATGCCGGAGACGCCGGTCTCGCCGAGCAGATCCGCGCCCTGCGGAAGCCGTCGGTCGCCGCCTGGGTCATGAACGTCTTCGCCCAGGAGCGTGCCGACCAGTTGGGCCAGGCCCTGCAGCTGGCGGCGGAGCTGCGGGAGGCTCAGGACGACCTGGATGCGGCGGCGCTCGCCAAGCTCGGCCGCGAGCGACGCACGCTCACGCGGCGGCTCGCCGAGATGGCCGCCGACCTCGCGGCGACGCGCGGCGAACGCATCACGCCGGCCACCCTGGAGGCTGTCACCCAGACCATCTCCGCAGCGTTCTTCGCTCCGGAGGCTGCGGCCGCCGTCGCATCGGGTCGGTTGATCAGGGCGCTCGAACCGTCCGAGGCGTCGAGCGACATCCGTGCTGCGGTCGCGGGTGAGGTCGCGAGTCCGGCGCCTGCGCCGGAGCGGCCGACGGATGAACTGCAGGCCAGACGGGTGCGGCGAGAGGCGGAGAAGCGGGTGAGCGCTGCCGAGAAGGACGTGCTCGCCGCGGAGCGCGAACTCGCCAAGCACGACAAGGCCCTGCAGGTGCTGCAGGCGAAGGTCGACGAGTTGACGGCGGAGGAGGCCGAACTCGAAGCCACGCTCACCTCGCTGCGGGCTGAGAGGAAGCGGGTGCAGAAGGACGTGCCCGGCGCGCAGAAGCAGCGGGCGAAAGCCGCCGAGCAGAAGGATGCCGCGGCGAGCGGGCTCGAGGAGGCTCGGAGTGCGCTGGACGACCTGTAG
- a CDS encoding VCBS repeat domain-containing M23 family metallopeptidase — protein sequence MKRTSRWRLARIGIATAMALVAGVLVPSIWAAAPAAAATDGQMIYPASGNIQSKVGDGCRSNYRAHDGIDITGAGGAPILAAYDGVIKTRTSNSGYGNYTDIEHPGGYTTRYAHMAAPGKFAPGTRVTRGQQIGVVGKTGATVANHLHFEVRLKGAVYTPINQGFTCLSNVARGGFIPLYLPGLGSAPGAQFGSADFTGDKAADVLLIAGNGDLRLRAGTGKGGFQAATTVSASWGDSRRHVTHTDFNGDTKGDILVATRNGLDFHAGTGASGFRSPTTSPGTGWYDMLHIASGADYTSDGKQDVLGVSSTGVLTIYRGNGAGGFAKPNQTLGGGWENFHFLVGGDFDNDGRGDIIGVRDSGALVFYAGAISGFSPARNVGEGWQEYTAVTGGVDYDGDGLADILARSPAGDLYLYPGTGNGAVKTRVLIESGWGEFLLLE from the coding sequence ATGAAGCGAACTTCCCGATGGCGTCTCGCCCGGATCGGGATCGCAACGGCGATGGCGCTGGTGGCCGGCGTGCTCGTCCCGTCGATCTGGGCCGCCGCTCCCGCGGCCGCCGCGACCGACGGCCAGATGATCTACCCGGCGTCGGGAAACATCCAGTCCAAGGTCGGCGACGGATGCCGAAGCAATTACCGCGCCCACGACGGGATCGACATCACCGGCGCAGGTGGCGCACCGATCCTCGCCGCGTACGACGGCGTCATCAAGACGCGGACGTCGAACAGCGGATACGGCAACTACACGGACATCGAGCACCCGGGCGGGTACACCACGCGGTACGCGCATATGGCAGCTCCCGGAAAATTCGCGCCCGGTACGCGAGTGACCCGCGGGCAGCAGATCGGCGTCGTCGGCAAGACGGGGGCCACGGTCGCCAACCACCTGCATTTCGAGGTCCGATTGAAGGGGGCGGTCTACACGCCCATCAATCAGGGTTTCACCTGTCTGTCGAACGTCGCCCGCGGTGGCTTCATCCCGCTGTACCTCCCCGGTCTGGGCAGCGCGCCGGGAGCGCAGTTCGGCTCGGCGGACTTCACGGGCGACAAGGCGGCCGACGTTCTCCTGATCGCCGGCAACGGCGATCTGAGACTTCGAGCGGGCACCGGCAAGGGCGGCTTCCAAGCAGCCACGACCGTGTCGGCGTCCTGGGGCGACAGCCGCAGACATGTCACTCACACCGACTTCAACGGCGATACGAAGGGCGACATCCTCGTCGCGACGAGGAACGGGCTCGATTTCCACGCCGGTACCGGCGCGAGCGGGTTCCGGTCACCCACGACCAGTCCCGGCACCGGATGGTACGACATGCTTCACATCGCTTCCGGAGCGGATTACACCAGCGACGGCAAGCAGGACGTCCTGGGGGTGTCCTCGACCGGAGTCCTCACGATCTACCGCGGCAACGGCGCCGGCGGCTTCGCGAAGCCGAACCAGACCCTTGGCGGAGGGTGGGAGAATTTCCACTTCCTCGTCGGTGGTGACTTCGACAACGACGGCCGGGGCGACATCATCGGCGTGCGGGATTCCGGCGCGCTGGTGTTCTACGCCGGCGCGATCAGCGGCTTCTCGCCCGCGCGCAACGTCGGCGAGGGATGGCAGGAGTACACCGCGGTGACCGGTGGCGTCGACTACGACGGAGACGGTCTCGCAGATATTCTCGCGCGGAGCCCTGCCGGTGACCTCTATCTCTATCCCGGCACTGGCAACGGCGCGGTCAAGACCAGAGTCCTGATCGAATCGGGCTGGGGAGAGTTCCTTCTTCTCGAGTGA
- a CDS encoding NAD(P)-dependent oxidoreductase, with product MSEPRPLPHVGFAGLGIMGTPMAANLVRAGLDVRVWNRTAAATAELADAGATVAPTVDGLFATARVVVLMLRDEPAVDAVLSRGSARFGELVRDHIIVQMGTFTPDFSRTLAEEVQRAGGAYVEAPVSGSRGPAAAGTLVAMLAGPADAIAEVAPVIDAMCAQRFVCGDVPAALGMKLAVNTFLITMVTGLAEAFHFAAATGADIEVLRKVIDAGPMASAVSRGKSAMVTAGDFTAQAAVGDVLKNAELIEDAALAAGIPHPLIAVCRELFAEASAAHRDDDMIAVITAIAGRRN from the coding sequence GTGTCGGAGCCCCGCCCCCTGCCCCATGTCGGGTTTGCCGGCCTCGGGATCATGGGCACGCCGATGGCTGCCAACCTCGTGCGCGCCGGTCTCGATGTGAGGGTGTGGAACCGCACGGCCGCGGCGACCGCGGAGCTCGCCGACGCCGGCGCCACCGTCGCTCCGACCGTCGACGGGTTGTTCGCCACCGCGCGCGTCGTCGTGCTCATGCTGCGCGACGAACCGGCCGTCGATGCCGTGCTCTCCCGCGGCTCGGCACGGTTCGGCGAGCTGGTGCGCGACCACATCATCGTGCAGATGGGAACCTTCACCCCGGACTTCTCTCGCACCCTCGCCGAAGAGGTCCAGCGCGCCGGCGGCGCCTACGTCGAAGCGCCGGTCTCCGGGTCGCGCGGCCCGGCCGCGGCCGGCACTCTCGTGGCGATGCTCGCAGGGCCCGCGGATGCCATCGCCGAAGTGGCGCCCGTCATCGACGCCATGTGTGCCCAGCGGTTCGTGTGCGGCGACGTGCCGGCAGCTCTCGGGATGAAACTCGCGGTGAACACCTTCCTCATCACGATGGTCACGGGCCTCGCCGAGGCGTTCCATTTCGCCGCGGCCACGGGAGCAGACATCGAGGTGCTCCGGAAGGTCATCGACGCGGGTCCGATGGCGTCGGCGGTGTCACGCGGCAAGTCCGCGATGGTGACCGCAGGCGACTTCACCGCGCAGGCGGCGGTCGGCGACGTCCTGAAGAACGCGGAACTGATCGAAGACGCCGCTCTCGCCGCCGGCATCCCGCACCCGCTCATCGCCGTGTGCCGCGAGCTGTTCGCGGAGGCCTCCGCCGCGCACCGCGATGACGACATGATCGCGGTGATCACCGCGATCGCCGGGCGCCGAAACTGA
- a CDS encoding DivIVA domain-containing protein, with amino-acid sequence MSESSGNADRDERSPDFFDQLIETAPRESQSAFTVGFRGYDKGEVDAALATLRTQLQQLTADLAETKAHQSEAVDAARDEERAAREALEGELSAAHAKASDAEQQIATLTSELVDAPQPDGQEAPSRQQFEAILRVAEEQANVLIQNAAVQADRLMTSAREEVTAQRAEAQADAERITAQAQRDADQVRLKMDTEYTAHEARIEREAAHAAEKVNQAAQEATAIRTEAEKGAAALRSLVTRETTQLRADAEREVRDMNARVLEFEETLTRRQDDAQQEFLVLHNQAVAHAERITNDANEQVAASLEHAQRISSRAEDYERLTRSQAQTIEADAQVRAREILDRARVKSQKIVDSVTGHTTAVLHDAEDRTRQLRWQQQQLTSFMAEVRELIRPDGVFSDDSLPAAIADAAPGSDETPAKPKSNAKSKGKAADDSANEEFLGDEVLDDERDDDRPLEKITIDVVEVDENTTR; translated from the coding sequence ATGAGCGAATCCTCCGGAAACGCCGACCGCGACGAGCGGTCGCCCGACTTCTTCGACCAGCTGATCGAGACGGCCCCCCGCGAGTCGCAGTCCGCTTTCACCGTGGGCTTCCGCGGTTACGACAAGGGCGAGGTGGACGCCGCTCTCGCAACCCTCCGCACGCAGCTGCAGCAGCTCACGGCCGACCTCGCCGAGACCAAGGCCCACCAGTCCGAGGCCGTCGACGCCGCACGCGACGAGGAGCGTGCCGCACGCGAGGCCCTCGAGGGGGAACTCAGCGCCGCGCACGCGAAGGCGTCCGACGCCGAGCAGCAGATCGCCACCCTCACCTCCGAGCTCGTCGACGCGCCGCAGCCCGACGGACAGGAAGCGCCCTCGCGTCAGCAGTTCGAAGCCATCCTCCGCGTCGCCGAGGAGCAGGCGAACGTCCTCATCCAGAACGCGGCCGTGCAGGCCGACCGCCTGATGACCTCGGCGCGCGAGGAAGTCACCGCGCAGCGTGCCGAGGCCCAGGCCGACGCCGAGCGGATCACGGCTCAGGCCCAGCGCGACGCCGACCAGGTGCGCCTGAAGATGGACACCGAGTACACCGCGCACGAGGCCCGTATCGAGCGCGAAGCCGCCCATGCCGCTGAGAAGGTCAACCAGGCCGCGCAGGAGGCGACCGCGATTCGCACCGAGGCCGAGAAGGGCGCGGCCGCGCTGCGCTCGCTCGTCACGCGTGAGACCACCCAGCTGCGGGCGGATGCCGAACGCGAGGTGCGCGACATGAACGCGCGCGTCCTGGAGTTCGAGGAGACGCTCACCCGCCGTCAGGACGACGCTCAGCAGGAGTTCCTCGTGCTGCACAACCAGGCCGTCGCCCACGCCGAGCGCATCACGAACGACGCCAACGAGCAGGTCGCGGCGTCCCTCGAGCATGCCCAGCGCATCTCGTCACGTGCCGAGGACTACGAGCGCCTGACGCGTTCCCAGGCGCAGACCATCGAAGCCGACGCGCAGGTGCGCGCCCGCGAGATCCTCGACCGCGCTCGCGTGAAGTCGCAGAAGATCGTCGACTCGGTCACCGGTCACACCACCGCGGTGCTCCATGACGCCGAGGACCGGACCCGTCAGCTGCGCTGGCAGCAGCAGCAGCTCACGAGCTTCATGGCCGAGGTGCGCGAGCTGATCCGCCCGGACGGCGTCTTCTCGGACGACTCGCTTCCTGCCGCGATCGCCGATGCCGCCCCAGGATCCGACGAGACGCCGGCGAAGCCGAAGTCGAACGCGAAGTCGAAGGGCAAGGCCGCGGACGACAGCGCGAACGAGGAGTTCCTCGGCGACGAGGTGCTCGACGACGAGCGGGACGACGACCGACCGCTCGAGAAGATCACCATCGATGTGGTCGAGGTCGACGAGAACACCACGCGCTGA
- a CDS encoding ABC transporter ATP-binding protein, with the protein MTDSVIEVRDLRKDYGGFSAVDGISFDIARGETFALLGPNGAGKSTTIEILEGYRHRSSGDVQVLGVDPARGGLDWKARLGIVLQSTGEAGSFTVRELLTEFAGYYPHPRDVDEVIAAVGLEQKQRTRAARLSGGQQRRLDVALGIIGRPELLFLDEPTTGFDPEARRQFWDLIRSLKAEGTSILLTTHYLDEAAHLGDRAAVIVGGTIAAIGRIDELGGPESRIPLVRWIDASGHRREERTDAPGALVADLQRDGEPPGLEVVRPTLEDVYLELIHAFDLRSEEKGA; encoded by the coding sequence ATGACAGACAGCGTGATCGAGGTCCGCGACCTCCGCAAGGACTACGGCGGCTTCTCGGCCGTCGACGGCATCAGCTTCGACATCGCGCGCGGCGAGACCTTCGCCCTGCTGGGGCCGAACGGCGCGGGCAAGTCCACGACGATCGAGATCCTCGAGGGTTATCGGCACCGCAGCTCCGGTGACGTGCAGGTGCTCGGCGTCGACCCCGCACGTGGCGGCCTCGACTGGAAGGCGCGTCTCGGCATCGTGCTCCAGTCGACCGGGGAGGCCGGATCCTTCACCGTGCGCGAGCTGCTGACGGAGTTCGCGGGCTATTACCCGCACCCTCGGGACGTCGACGAGGTGATCGCCGCGGTCGGCCTCGAGCAGAAGCAGCGCACGCGGGCCGCTCGCCTGTCGGGTGGGCAGCAGCGCCGACTCGACGTCGCTCTCGGGATCATCGGCCGGCCGGAGCTCCTCTTCCTCGATGAGCCGACGACCGGCTTCGACCCTGAAGCACGACGGCAGTTCTGGGACCTGATCCGCTCGCTCAAGGCGGAGGGGACGAGCATCCTGCTGACGACGCACTACCTCGACGAGGCCGCCCATCTCGGCGACCGCGCTGCCGTGATCGTCGGCGGGACGATCGCTGCGATCGGCCGCATCGACGAACTCGGCGGCCCCGAGTCCCGCATCCCGCTCGTGCGCTGGATCGACGCCTCCGGCCATCGACGGGAGGAGCGCACGGACGCCCCTGGCGCGCTCGTCGCCGACCTGCAGCGCGACGGCGAACCCCCGGGTCTCGAGGTCGTCCGCCCGACGCTGGAAGACGTGTACCTCGAGCTGATCCACGCGTTCGACCTGCGCTCCGAGGAGAAGGGGGCATGA
- a CDS encoding ABC transporter permease produces the protein MTTTTTTPQARFGLARTLRLGVRRVPFELRQYFRAGDQVFFTFLFPTLMYVLFATIFTGDIGEGPDAISIATYYLPGLIAGGILLSGVQGPALEIAAEKSDGTLKRLGGTPLSPVTYFIGKIGEVFVTAILQIALLIAVAVVVYRVELPTDAAAWGRFAWVFVLGLIACTLLGIALSSVPRSGKSSAAVVIPVVLLVQFLSGVYIAFSALPEWLQNAAGILPVKWIAQGMRSVFFPDSFRAAETSGSWEVGLIAVMLLVWIVVGLVLSRLTFRWIRRDR, from the coding sequence ATGACCACCACGACCACCACCCCGCAGGCACGATTCGGCCTCGCGCGCACCCTGCGCCTGGGGGTCCGCCGCGTCCCGTTCGAGCTGCGCCAGTACTTCCGCGCCGGCGACCAGGTGTTCTTCACCTTCCTGTTCCCGACGCTCATGTACGTGCTGTTCGCCACGATCTTCACCGGTGACATCGGCGAGGGTCCCGACGCCATCAGCATCGCGACCTATTACCTTCCCGGACTGATCGCCGGCGGCATCCTGCTCTCCGGCGTGCAGGGCCCGGCTCTCGAGATCGCTGCGGAGAAGAGCGACGGCACCCTCAAGCGCCTCGGCGGCACTCCCCTCTCGCCCGTCACGTACTTCATCGGGAAGATCGGCGAGGTGTTCGTCACCGCGATCCTGCAGATCGCCCTGCTGATCGCCGTCGCAGTGGTCGTCTACCGCGTCGAGCTGCCGACGGATGCCGCGGCCTGGGGCCGCTTCGCCTGGGTCTTCGTCCTCGGGCTCATCGCCTGTACCCTGCTGGGCATCGCCCTGTCGTCGGTGCCGCGCTCCGGCAAGTCCTCCGCAGCGGTCGTGATCCCGGTCGTGCTGCTGGTGCAGTTCCTGTCCGGCGTGTACATCGCCTTCTCGGCGCTGCCGGAGTGGCTGCAGAACGCCGCGGGCATCCTTCCCGTGAAGTGGATCGCCCAGGGGATGCGCTCTGTCTTCTTCCCGGACTCGTTCCGAGCGGCGGAGACGAGTGGTTCCTGGGAGGTCGGGCTCATCGCGGTGATGCTGCTGGTGTGGATCGTGGTCGGCCTGGTGCTCAGTCGGCTCACGTTCCGCTGGATCCGTCGCGACCGCTGA
- a CDS encoding sensor histidine kinase, with protein MRTAAKERLGWDLASAALFVVTMLLAFTLPSRFPGSSWLLVATGCGIAAVYAFGARRYVSIRESPEPSPLTSGLLQAALIALLALGTSIEPTMMLLQTLVLPLIWMTSRSTTQSIVVTLMNAGILTFAYAASAGFTPGMILGGAITSGLSAAFSVALGLWITRIAEWGTERQRLLAELTDTQQGLEAASREAGAAAERARLAREVHDTIAQSLTSIVMLAERSRHDGSRDTIGLIEEAAREALREARALVVVESPAADSSASLAEALRRLGERFARETGVPVSVTASPLVVPRDIQVVLLRCAQEGLANVRKHAAAASASLALTVSDDDAALVVSDDGRGLDGRDLGEQRGFGLSGMRDRVGLVGGTLEVRDGETGGTALTVRIPLAVRQETT; from the coding sequence ATGAGGACGGCAGCCAAGGAACGACTCGGTTGGGACCTCGCCTCGGCGGCCCTGTTCGTCGTGACCATGCTCCTCGCCTTCACGCTCCCGTCCCGATTCCCCGGCTCCTCCTGGCTGCTGGTGGCGACAGGATGCGGCATCGCCGCCGTCTACGCGTTCGGCGCCCGGCGCTACGTGAGCATCCGGGAGAGCCCGGAGCCCTCACCGCTGACATCGGGGCTGCTGCAGGCGGCACTGATCGCACTGCTGGCGTTGGGCACGTCGATCGAGCCGACCATGATGCTGCTGCAGACCCTCGTGCTGCCGTTGATCTGGATGACCTCGCGATCGACGACGCAGTCGATCGTCGTCACCCTGATGAATGCCGGCATCCTCACCTTCGCGTACGCCGCATCGGCGGGCTTCACCCCGGGGATGATCCTGGGCGGCGCCATCACCTCGGGCCTCTCCGCGGCGTTCAGCGTGGCCCTGGGGCTGTGGATCACGCGCATCGCAGAGTGGGGCACCGAACGTCAGCGGCTGCTGGCCGAACTCACCGACACCCAGCAGGGGCTGGAGGCGGCGAGCCGCGAGGCAGGAGCGGCAGCCGAAAGGGCTCGCCTCGCACGCGAGGTGCATGACACGATCGCGCAGAGCCTCACCAGCATCGTCATGCTCGCGGAGCGCAGCCGGCACGACGGCTCCCGCGACACGATCGGACTCATCGAGGAAGCCGCCAGGGAGGCGCTGCGCGAGGCGCGGGCGCTCGTCGTCGTCGAATCCCCCGCCGCCGACTCGTCCGCGTCGCTCGCGGAAGCACTGCGGCGGCTGGGCGAGCGGTTCGCCCGCGAGACCGGGGTCCCGGTGTCGGTCACCGCCTCTCCCCTCGTCGTGCCGCGCGACATCCAGGTCGTGCTCCTCCGCTGTGCGCAGGAAGGCCTCGCGAACGTGCGCAAGCACGCGGCCGCAGCGTCGGCCTCGCTCGCGCTGACGGTGTCCGACGACGACGCCGCGCTCGTGGTGAGCGATGACGGGCGGGGACTCGACGGCCGGGATCTCGGCGAACAGCGCGGTTTCGGCCTCTCGGGCATGCGCGACCGTGTCGGCCTGGTCGGCGGCACACTCGAGGTGCGCGACGGCGAGACCGGCGGCACCGCCCTCACCGTCCGCATCCCGCTCGCCGTGCGACAGGAGACCACATGA
- a CDS encoding response regulator transcription factor, with protein MIRVIVVDDHPIVRSGIIGLLSLDNELEVVGEAADGAEAIALATSLRPDVVLMDLRMPEVSGAEATARITAELPGVRVLVLTTHEDDDDILSAIEAGASGYLLKAAPHAEIVAGIRSVADGHTVLAPTIAATLVTRMRTQDPARPALSPRELEVLRLVSRGRSNPEIARELFIGEATVKTHLLHVFEKLEVSDRTRAVTLALELGLL; from the coding sequence ATGATCCGCGTCATCGTCGTCGACGACCACCCGATCGTCCGATCCGGGATCATCGGTCTGCTCTCCCTCGACAACGAGCTCGAGGTGGTCGGTGAGGCCGCTGACGGCGCAGAGGCGATCGCTCTCGCGACGTCGCTCCGCCCCGACGTGGTGCTCATGGATCTCCGCATGCCGGAGGTCTCGGGAGCCGAGGCGACTGCCCGGATCACCGCCGAGCTTCCGGGGGTGCGGGTGCTCGTCCTCACCACGCATGAGGACGACGACGACATCCTCAGCGCGATCGAGGCCGGCGCCAGCGGCTATCTGCTCAAGGCAGCGCCGCATGCCGAGATCGTCGCCGGCATCCGTTCCGTCGCGGATGGCCACACGGTTCTGGCCCCGACGATCGCCGCCACCTTGGTGACGCGCATGCGCACGCAGGACCCGGCGCGGCCCGCACTCAGTCCCCGCGAGCTCGAAGTGCTACGGCTCGTCTCGCGTGGGCGCAGCAACCCCGAGATCGCCCGCGAGCTGTTCATCGGCGAGGCGACCGTGAAGACGCATCTGCTGCACGTGTTCGAGAAGCTCGAGGTGTCCGATCGGACCAGAGCGGTGACCCTGGCGCTGGAGCTCGGGCTGCTCTGA